In Penaeus vannamei isolate JL-2024 chromosome 15, ASM4276789v1, whole genome shotgun sequence, the following are encoded in one genomic region:
- the LOC138864193 gene encoding prostaglandin reductase 1-like, with product MKIIVSLFNVPGPLNPATILWKQLAVEGFIVTRWFDRWMEGIDQMKQWINEGKVKYKETVVKGFDKMPEAFIGLFHGENTGKAIVAV from the exons ATGAAGATAATTGTTTCATTATTCAATGTTCCAGGTCCATTGAATCCAGCTACGATACTTTGGAAGCAACTTGCAGTGGAAGGCTTCATTGTTACAAGATGGTTTGACCGCTGGATGGAAGGAATTGATCAGATGAAGCAGTGGATCAATGAG GGCAAAGTCAAGTACAAGGAAACTGTTGTAAAGGGATTTGATAAAATGCCAGAAGCATTCATAGGCCTCTTCCATGGCGAAAATACAGGCAAGGCCATTGTAGCAGTCTGA